From the Prunus dulcis chromosome 4, ALMONDv2, whole genome shotgun sequence genome, one window contains:
- the LOC117624826 gene encoding endonuclease MutS2 isoform X1, which yields MFNSSNPLVHSLTPPLKLSSNLFFISVPKPSNLCTRALKTATANFSLSYSPESLSNQLSLAHSLQSETLEILEWASVCKQLSALAFTAMGFSAAQEAHIPVGRSKEESQKLLDQTTAAVDAITMAGSPPSDFSAIENVSGIVSSAVSGKLLSINELCAVRRTLNAAKGLFEKLKGLAFSADCTDRYLPLLEILDDCDFLVELEKTIGLCIDCKLSIIVDTASEDLEIIRSERKSNMENLDSLLKEVSTQIFKAGGIDSPLVTKRRARMCVGVRATHKHLLPGCIVLDVSSSGATYFVEPKEAVELNNMEVRLSNAERAEEIGILSFLTSEIAKSETPIMYLLDKVLEVDLAFARAAYALRMNGVCPIFSSKDCQDLDSGGASLATSVDIEGLQHPLLLEPSLKNLSDVLASSSRNHLSSDDVNGLKMITGSLSGRASDFPVPIDIKIGCGTRVVVISGPNTGGKTASMKALGMASLMSKAGMYLPAKNHPKLPWFDLVLADIGDHQSLEQNLSTFSGHISRICNILEVASKESLVLIDEIGSGTDPSEGVALSASILLYLKGRVNLAVVTTHYADLSRLKEKDNRFENAAMEFCLETLQPTYRILWGSTGDSNALSIAKLIGFNQRIIERAQKLVERLMPENQQERKGLLYRSLIEERGRLEAQAKMAASLHSDIMDLYREIQDEAEDLDKRKRALMAKETLQVQKEVKTAKSQMESVLNEFDNQLKTAGADQLNLLIRKSEAAIASVIKAHCPDDDLLVSETSTASYTPQPGEQVHLKRLGDKLATVVETPGDDGTVLVQYGKIKVRLKKNDIRAVPSIEKNPMTNSAPRLKQQASQSRTGETESGEVAYGPVLQTSKNTVDLRGMRVEEASDLLDMVISARQSQSVLFVIHGMGTGVVKERALEILKNHPRVAKYEQESTMNYGCTVAYIK from the exons ATGTTCAACTCTTCGAATCCGCTCGTTCACTCTCTTACTCCTCCATTGAAACTCAGCAGCAacctcttcttcatctccgTCCCCAAACCTTCGAACCTCTGTACCAGAGCCCTCAAAACCGCCACCGCTAACTTCTCGCTTTCCTACTCGCCCGAGTCACTGTCCAACCAACTCAGCCTCGCCCATTCCCTTCAATCCGAAACCCTAGAAATCCTAGAATGGGCCTCGGTCTGCAAGCAGCTCTCGGCGTTGGCGTTCACCGCCATGGGCTTCTCGGCCGCGCAGGAGGCCCACATTCCAGTCGGCCGGTCCAAGGAGGAGAGCCAGAAGCTTCTCGATCAGACGACCGCGGCCGTGGATGCCATCACGATGGCCGGTTCTCCGCCGTCCGATTTCTCGGCCATCGAGAACGTCTCGGGCATCGTGAGCTCCGCGGTTTCAGGCAAATTGCTTAGCATCAACGAGCTCTGCGCTGTGCGTAGGACGCTGAACGCCGCGAAGGGATTGTTCGAAAAATTGAAGGGCTTGGCTTTTAGTGCAGATTGTACAGACAG GTACTTGCCCCTGCTTGAAATACTTGACGATTGTGATTTCCTAGTGGAGCTGGAGAAAACGATAGGATTATGCATAGATTGCAAGCTTTCAATAATTGTTGACACAGCTAGTGAAGACCTGGAGATCATTAGGTCAGAAAGGAAGAGTAACATGGAAAATCTGGATTCTTTGTTGAAGGAAGTGTCAACCCAGATTTTTAAAGCTGGTGGCATTGACAGTCCTTTGGTGACTAAGCGCAGGGCTAGGATGTGTGTGGGTGTTAGGGCTACTCACAAACATTTGCTTCCGGGTTGCATAGTTTTGGATGTTAGTAGTTCTGGCGCAACATACTTTGTGGAACCCAAAGAAGCTGTGGAGTTGAATAACATGGAAGTGAGGCTTTCAAATGCTGAGAGAGCTGAGGAAATAGGCATTTTGAGCTTCCTCACATCAGAAATTGCAAAATCAGAAACACCGATAATGTATTTGTTAGATAAAGTTCTAGAAGTGGATCTTGCTTTTGCTAGAGCTGCTTATGCTCTACGGATGAATGGGGTATGCCCAATTTTTAGTTCCAAGGATTGCCAGGACTTAGATTCTGGTGGCGCCAGTTTAGCAACATCTGTAGATATAGAAGGACTACAACATCCATTGCTGCTTGAGCCATCTcttaaaaatttatctgaCGTTCTTGCATCCAGTTCTAGAAATCATCTTTCCTCTGATGACGTTAATGGTTTAAAAATGATTACTGGAAGTTTATCTGGTCGTGCATCTGATTTTCCAGTGCCAATAGACATCAAAATTGGATGTGGCACCAGAGTGGTTGTAATCTCAGGACCTAATACTGGAGGAAAAACAGCTTCCATGAAGGCTTTGGGCATGGCATCTCTCATGTCAAAGGCTGGCATGTATCTGCCTGCTAAGAACCACCCAAAGCTTCCGTGGTTTGATCTTGTTCTAGCCGATATTGGAGATCACCAG TCTCTTGAGCAAAATCTCTCAACGTTTAGTGGGCACATATCACGGATCTGTAATATTTTGGAAGTGGCCTCAAAAGAATCACTTGTCCTCATTGATGAAATTGGCAGTGGAACCGATCCTTCAGAAGGTGTTGCTCTTTCTGCCAGCATCTTGCTATATCTCAAAGGCCGTGTTAACTTAGCTGTTGTGACTACTCATTATGCGGATTTAAGTCGCCTGAAAGAAAAGGATAATCGGTTTGAAAATGCAGCCATGGAATTTTGTCTAGAAACCTTACAACCTACTTATCGGATCCTATGGGGAAGTACTGGTGATTCAAATGCATTGAGTATTGCTAAATTGATTGGTTTTAATCAACGCATAATTGAGCGTGCACAAAAATTGGTGGAGAGGTTAATGCCTGAAAACCAACAAGAGCGAAAAGGTTTGCTATATCGGTCATTAATAGAGGAAAGAGGCAGACTAGAAGCTCAGGCAAAAATGGCTGCATCACTTCATTCAGATATCATGGATCTTTATCGTGAG atcCAAGATGAGGCAGAAGATCTTGATAAGCGCAAGAGAGCTCTTATGGCAAAGGAAACCCTACAGGTTCAGAAAGAAGTGAAGACTGCAAAATCTCAAATGGAATCTGTGCTGAACGAGTTTGATAACCAACTCAAAACTGCTGGTGCTGATCAGTTGAATTTGCTGATTAGGAAATCAGAAGCTGCAATTGCATCTGTTATTAAGGCTCATTGTCCTGATGATGATTTGTTGGTTAGCGAGACATCTACCGCTTCATACACGCCCCAACCTGGGGAGCAAGTCCATTTGAAGAGACTGGGAGATAAGTTAGCTACTGTTGTTGAAACACCTGGAGATGATGGGACAGTCCTTGTACAATACGGTAAAATAAAGGTTCGCTTGAAGAAGAATGACATCAGAGCTGTTCCTAGTATTGAGAAGAATCCAATGACAAATTCTGCCCCACGTTTGAAGCAGCAG GCTTCGCAGAGTCGTACTGGGGAAACCGAAAGCGGGGAGGTCGCCTATGGTCCAGTATTACAAACGTCAAAGAACACCGTGGATCTCCGTGGCATGAGGGTGGAGGAAGCTTCTGACCTCCTGGACATGGTCATCTCTGCTAGACAATCTCAATCAGTTCTCTTTGTCATACATGGGATGGGCACAGGGGTTGTTAAAGAGCGAGCACTTGAGATTTTGAAAAACCATCCACGAGTAGCCAAGTATGAACAAGAAAGTACAATGAATTATGGTTGTACAGTTGCTTATATCAAGTAA
- the LOC117624826 gene encoding endonuclease MutS2 isoform X3, protein MFNSSNPLVHSLTPPLKLSSNLFFISVPKPSNLCTRALKTATANFSLSYSPESLSNQLSLAHSLQSETLEILEWASVCKQLSALAFTAMGFSAAQEAHIPVGRSKEESQKLLDQTTAAVDAITMAGSPPSDFSAIENVSGIVSSAVSGKLLSINELCAVRRTLNAAKGLFEKLKGLAFSADCTDRYLPLLEILDDCDFLVELEKTIGLCIDCKLSIIVDTASEDLEIIRSERKSNMENLDSLLKEVSTQIFKAGGIDSPLVTKRRARMCVGVRATHKHLLPGCIVLDVSSSGATYFVEPKEAVELNNMEVRLSNAERAEEIGILSFLTSEIAKSETPIMYLLDKVLEVDLAFARAAYALRMNGVCPIFSSKDCQDLDSGGASLATSVDIEGLQHPLLLEPSLKNLSDVLASSSRNHLSSDDVNGLKMITGSLSGRASDFPVPIDIKIGCGTRVVVISGPNTGGKTASMKALGMASLMSKAGMYLPAKNHPKLPWFDLVLADIGDHQSLEQNLSTFSGHISRICNILEVASKESLVLIDEIGSGTDPSEGVALSASILLYLKGRVNLAVVTTHYADLSRLKEKDNRFENAAMEFCLETLQPTYRILWGSTGDSNALSIAKLIGFNQRIIERAQKLVERLMPENQQERKGLLYRSLIEERGRLEAQAKMAASLHSDIMDLYREIQDEAEDLDKRKRALMAKETLQVQKEVKTAKSQMESVLNEFDNQLKTAGADQLNLLIRKSEAAIASVIKAHCPDDDLLVSETSTASYTPQPGEQVHLKRLGDKLATVVETPGDDGTVLVQYGKIKVRLKKNDIRAVPSIEKNPMTNSAPRLKQQASQSRTGETESGEVAYGPVLQTSKNTVDLRGMRVEEASDLLDMVISARQSQSVLFVIHGMGTGVVKERALEILKNHPRVAKLHVLP, encoded by the exons ATGTTCAACTCTTCGAATCCGCTCGTTCACTCTCTTACTCCTCCATTGAAACTCAGCAGCAacctcttcttcatctccgTCCCCAAACCTTCGAACCTCTGTACCAGAGCCCTCAAAACCGCCACCGCTAACTTCTCGCTTTCCTACTCGCCCGAGTCACTGTCCAACCAACTCAGCCTCGCCCATTCCCTTCAATCCGAAACCCTAGAAATCCTAGAATGGGCCTCGGTCTGCAAGCAGCTCTCGGCGTTGGCGTTCACCGCCATGGGCTTCTCGGCCGCGCAGGAGGCCCACATTCCAGTCGGCCGGTCCAAGGAGGAGAGCCAGAAGCTTCTCGATCAGACGACCGCGGCCGTGGATGCCATCACGATGGCCGGTTCTCCGCCGTCCGATTTCTCGGCCATCGAGAACGTCTCGGGCATCGTGAGCTCCGCGGTTTCAGGCAAATTGCTTAGCATCAACGAGCTCTGCGCTGTGCGTAGGACGCTGAACGCCGCGAAGGGATTGTTCGAAAAATTGAAGGGCTTGGCTTTTAGTGCAGATTGTACAGACAG GTACTTGCCCCTGCTTGAAATACTTGACGATTGTGATTTCCTAGTGGAGCTGGAGAAAACGATAGGATTATGCATAGATTGCAAGCTTTCAATAATTGTTGACACAGCTAGTGAAGACCTGGAGATCATTAGGTCAGAAAGGAAGAGTAACATGGAAAATCTGGATTCTTTGTTGAAGGAAGTGTCAACCCAGATTTTTAAAGCTGGTGGCATTGACAGTCCTTTGGTGACTAAGCGCAGGGCTAGGATGTGTGTGGGTGTTAGGGCTACTCACAAACATTTGCTTCCGGGTTGCATAGTTTTGGATGTTAGTAGTTCTGGCGCAACATACTTTGTGGAACCCAAAGAAGCTGTGGAGTTGAATAACATGGAAGTGAGGCTTTCAAATGCTGAGAGAGCTGAGGAAATAGGCATTTTGAGCTTCCTCACATCAGAAATTGCAAAATCAGAAACACCGATAATGTATTTGTTAGATAAAGTTCTAGAAGTGGATCTTGCTTTTGCTAGAGCTGCTTATGCTCTACGGATGAATGGGGTATGCCCAATTTTTAGTTCCAAGGATTGCCAGGACTTAGATTCTGGTGGCGCCAGTTTAGCAACATCTGTAGATATAGAAGGACTACAACATCCATTGCTGCTTGAGCCATCTcttaaaaatttatctgaCGTTCTTGCATCCAGTTCTAGAAATCATCTTTCCTCTGATGACGTTAATGGTTTAAAAATGATTACTGGAAGTTTATCTGGTCGTGCATCTGATTTTCCAGTGCCAATAGACATCAAAATTGGATGTGGCACCAGAGTGGTTGTAATCTCAGGACCTAATACTGGAGGAAAAACAGCTTCCATGAAGGCTTTGGGCATGGCATCTCTCATGTCAAAGGCTGGCATGTATCTGCCTGCTAAGAACCACCCAAAGCTTCCGTGGTTTGATCTTGTTCTAGCCGATATTGGAGATCACCAG TCTCTTGAGCAAAATCTCTCAACGTTTAGTGGGCACATATCACGGATCTGTAATATTTTGGAAGTGGCCTCAAAAGAATCACTTGTCCTCATTGATGAAATTGGCAGTGGAACCGATCCTTCAGAAGGTGTTGCTCTTTCTGCCAGCATCTTGCTATATCTCAAAGGCCGTGTTAACTTAGCTGTTGTGACTACTCATTATGCGGATTTAAGTCGCCTGAAAGAAAAGGATAATCGGTTTGAAAATGCAGCCATGGAATTTTGTCTAGAAACCTTACAACCTACTTATCGGATCCTATGGGGAAGTACTGGTGATTCAAATGCATTGAGTATTGCTAAATTGATTGGTTTTAATCAACGCATAATTGAGCGTGCACAAAAATTGGTGGAGAGGTTAATGCCTGAAAACCAACAAGAGCGAAAAGGTTTGCTATATCGGTCATTAATAGAGGAAAGAGGCAGACTAGAAGCTCAGGCAAAAATGGCTGCATCACTTCATTCAGATATCATGGATCTTTATCGTGAG atcCAAGATGAGGCAGAAGATCTTGATAAGCGCAAGAGAGCTCTTATGGCAAAGGAAACCCTACAGGTTCAGAAAGAAGTGAAGACTGCAAAATCTCAAATGGAATCTGTGCTGAACGAGTTTGATAACCAACTCAAAACTGCTGGTGCTGATCAGTTGAATTTGCTGATTAGGAAATCAGAAGCTGCAATTGCATCTGTTATTAAGGCTCATTGTCCTGATGATGATTTGTTGGTTAGCGAGACATCTACCGCTTCATACACGCCCCAACCTGGGGAGCAAGTCCATTTGAAGAGACTGGGAGATAAGTTAGCTACTGTTGTTGAAACACCTGGAGATGATGGGACAGTCCTTGTACAATACGGTAAAATAAAGGTTCGCTTGAAGAAGAATGACATCAGAGCTGTTCCTAGTATTGAGAAGAATCCAATGACAAATTCTGCCCCACGTTTGAAGCAGCAG GCTTCGCAGAGTCGTACTGGGGAAACCGAAAGCGGGGAGGTCGCCTATGGTCCAGTATTACAAACGTCAAAGAACACCGTGGATCTCCGTGGCATGAGGGTGGAGGAAGCTTCTGACCTCCTGGACATGGTCATCTCTGCTAGACAATCTCAATCAGTTCTCTTTGTCATACATGGGATGGGCACAGGGGTTGTTAAAGAGCGAGCACTTGAGATTTTGAAAAACCATCCACGAGTAGCCAA ACTCCACGTCTTGCCCTGA
- the LOC117626591 gene encoding allantoinase-like: MEAIQWKLLPLLTLLASFLLFFYFQNPSKQYQKNCSLLPYQHYWITSKRILTPHGIISGAVEVKEGKIVSIVKEEEKNGKTKLENVIDYGEAVVMPGLVDVHAHLDDPGRAEWEGFPSGTQAAAAGGITTLVDMPLNSDPSTVSRETLQLKIKAAESRIYVDVGFWGGLVPENAFNASALEDLLNAGVLGLKSFMCPSGINDFPMTNASHIKEGLSVLAKYRRPLLVHAEKQLDLESDLGVEGGSNDARSYSTYLKTRPASWEEAAIRDLLTLTKDTRIGAPAEGAHLHIVHLSDSSNSLDLIKDAKSGGDSVTVETCPHYLAFSAEEIRDGDTRFKCSPPIRDAANKEKLWEALLAGHVDMISSDHSPTLPELKLLDDGDFLRAWGGISSLQFVLPVTWSYGQKYGVTLEQLALWWSERPARLAGQELKGAIAIGYHADMVVWDPDVEFDLDDDPVYLKHSGISAYMGTKLSGKVSATFVRGNLVFKEGKHAPAACGVPILAK, encoded by the exons ATGGAGGCGATACAATGGAAGCTATTGCCACTGCTAACACTTCTCGCTTCTTTTCTActatttttctatttccaaAATCCCTCAAAG CAATATCAGAAAAACTGCAGCCTGCTTCCTTACCAACATTACTGGATAACCAGCAAGCGCATCTTGACACCTCACGGGATCATTTCTGGAGCAG TTGAGGTAAAGGAGGGGAAGATTGTCTCCATTGttaaagaagaggaaaagaatGGGAAAACCAAGTTGGAGAATGTAATTGATTATGGAGAGGCTGTGGTAATGCCTGGCTTGGTTGATGT GCATGCACATCTTGATGATCCTGGAAGAGCTGAATGGGAAGGATTTCCATCAGGGACCcaggctgctgctgctg GTGGGATAACTACATTGGTTGACATGCCTCTAAATAGTGATCCATCCACTGTCTCCAGAGAGACTTTGCAGCTCAAGATTAAGGCCGCGGAGAGCAGAATTTACGTTGATGTCG GTTTCTGGGGAGGTCTTGTTCCTGAAAACGCATTCAACGCATCTGCTCTTGAGGATTTGTTAAATGCTGGTGTTCTTGGTTTGAAG TCGTTCATGTGTCCATCAGGGATCAATGACTTTCCTATGACAAATGCCAGTCATATTAAG GAGGGACTGTCTGTGCTGGCAAAATATAGGCGGCCTTTACTTGTACATGCAGAGAAACAACTAGATCTTGAAAGCGACTTGGGAGTTGAAGGTGGTAGTAACGATGCTCGTTCTTATTCGACGTATCTCAAGACCAGGCCAGCTTCATG GGAAGAGGCAGCTATTAGGGATCTCTTGACCTTGACAAAGGACACAAGGATTGGTGCCCCAGCGGAAGGAGCTCATCTTCATATTGTTCACTTGTCTGACTCAAGCAATTCGTTAGATCTTATTAAG GATGCAAAAAGTGGTGGTGACAGTGTAACTGTGGAGACATGCCCCCACTACTTAGCATTCTCAGCAGAAGAGATTCGGGATGGAGATACTCGTTTTAAGTGTTCTCCACCCATCCGTGATGCAGCCAACAAGGAAAAACTGTGGGAGGCTTTGTTG gCAGGACATGTTGACATGATAAGCTCTGATCATTCACCAACTCTGCCGGAACTTAAGCTTCTTGATGATGGAGACTTCTTGAGGGCTTGGGGTGGCATATCATCTTTGCAG TTTGTTCTTCCTGTGACATGGTCATATGGCCAGAAATATGGAGTGACTTTGGAACAGTTAGCTTTATGGTGGAGCGAAAGGCCCGCCAGGCTTGCCGGACAAGAATTGAAG GGGGCAATTGCAATTGGGTACCATGCAGATATGGTAGTGTGGGATCCAGATGTGGAGTTTGACCTTGATGATGACCCTGTTTACCTCAAGCATTCG GGGATTTCAGCCTACATGGGAACAAAGTTATCTGGAAAAGTTTCAGCTACTTTTGTAAGAGGAAACCTTGTCTTCAAAGAGGGGAAGCATGCTCCGGCAGCATGCGGCGTTCCGATTCTGGCAAAATAA
- the LOC117624192 gene encoding stem-specific protein TSJT1-like, with protein sequence MLAVFEKAIGKPPEELRLPSNVLEKAKTREEILETFQSSCPESTVYCLSNGNFMALSHADESIQSHPRSIVVIDDVFCIFIGILENTCDLRRHYGLPRQATEAMVVVEAYKVLRDRAPYPPDQVIKDLQGKFAFILFDARFGTLFAARVGYAFLK encoded by the exons ATGTTGGCGGTTTTTGAGAAAGCAATTGGAAAACCACCTGAGGAGCTGAGGCTTCCTTCGAATGTGTTGGAGAAGGCAAAGACCAGAGAGGAAATTTTGGAGACTTTCCAATCTTCATGTCCTGAGAGCACGGTGTACTGTCTTTCAAATGGGAATTTCATGGCCTTGTCCCATGCCGACGAAAGTATTCAATCACACCCAAG GTCCATAGTTGTCATAGACGATGTCTTCTGCATTTTTATAGGGATTTTGGAGAACACTTGTGACCTTAGAAGGCACTACGGCCTTCCAAGACAAGCAACAGAAGCCATGGTTGTGGTTGAAGCTTATAAAGTTCTAAGAGATCGAGCACCCTACCCGCCAGATCAAGTCATCAAAGATCTGCAAGGAAAATTCGCATTTATTCTCTTTGATGCTAGATTTGGTACCCTTTTTGCAGCGAGGGTGGGTTATGCATTTCTGAAATGA
- the LOC117624826 gene encoding endonuclease MutS2 isoform X2, which translates to MFNSSNPLVHSLTPPLKLSSNLFFISVPKPSNLCTRALKTATANFSLSYSPESLSNQLSLAHSLQSETLEILEWASVCKQLSALAFTAMGFSAAQEAHIPVGRSKEESQKLLDQTTAAVDAITMAGSPPSDFSAIENVSGIVSSAVSGKLLSINELCAVRRTLNAAKGLFEKLKGLAFSADCTDRYLPLLEILDDCDFLVELEKTIGLCIDCKLSIIVDTASEDLEIIRSERKSNMENLDSLLKEVSTQIFKAGGIDSPLVTKRRARMCVGVRATHKHLLPGCIVLDVSSSGATYFVEPKEAVELNNMEVRLSNAERAEEIGILSFLTSEIAKSETPIMYLLDKVLEVDLAFARAAYALRMNGVCPIFSSKDCQDLDSGGASLATSVDIEGLQHPLLLEPSLKNLSDVLASSSRNHLSSDDVNGLKMITGSLSGRASDFPVPIDIKIGCGTRVVVISGPNTGGKTASMKALGMASLMSKAGMYLPAKNHPKLPWFDLVLADIGDHQSLEQNLSTFSGHISRICNILEVASKESLVLIDEIGSGTDPSEGVALSASILLYLKGRVNLAVVTTHYADLSRLKEKDNRFENAAMEFCLETLQPTYRILWGSTGDSNALSIAKLIGFNQRIIERAQKLVERLMPENQQERKGLLYRSLIEERGRLEAQAKMAASLHSDIMDLYREIQDEAEDLDKRKRALMAKETLQVQKEVKTAKSQMESVLNEFDNQLKTAGADQLNLLIRKSEAAIASVIKAHCPDDDLLVSETSTASYTPQPGEQVHLKRLGDKLATVVETPGDDGTVLVQYGKIKVRLKKNDIRAVPSIEKNPMTNSAPRLKQQASQSRTGETESGEVAYGPVLQTSKNTVDLRGMRVEEASDLLDMVISARQSQSVLFVIHGMGTGVVKERALEILKNHPRVANRLHVLP; encoded by the exons ATGTTCAACTCTTCGAATCCGCTCGTTCACTCTCTTACTCCTCCATTGAAACTCAGCAGCAacctcttcttcatctccgTCCCCAAACCTTCGAACCTCTGTACCAGAGCCCTCAAAACCGCCACCGCTAACTTCTCGCTTTCCTACTCGCCCGAGTCACTGTCCAACCAACTCAGCCTCGCCCATTCCCTTCAATCCGAAACCCTAGAAATCCTAGAATGGGCCTCGGTCTGCAAGCAGCTCTCGGCGTTGGCGTTCACCGCCATGGGCTTCTCGGCCGCGCAGGAGGCCCACATTCCAGTCGGCCGGTCCAAGGAGGAGAGCCAGAAGCTTCTCGATCAGACGACCGCGGCCGTGGATGCCATCACGATGGCCGGTTCTCCGCCGTCCGATTTCTCGGCCATCGAGAACGTCTCGGGCATCGTGAGCTCCGCGGTTTCAGGCAAATTGCTTAGCATCAACGAGCTCTGCGCTGTGCGTAGGACGCTGAACGCCGCGAAGGGATTGTTCGAAAAATTGAAGGGCTTGGCTTTTAGTGCAGATTGTACAGACAG GTACTTGCCCCTGCTTGAAATACTTGACGATTGTGATTTCCTAGTGGAGCTGGAGAAAACGATAGGATTATGCATAGATTGCAAGCTTTCAATAATTGTTGACACAGCTAGTGAAGACCTGGAGATCATTAGGTCAGAAAGGAAGAGTAACATGGAAAATCTGGATTCTTTGTTGAAGGAAGTGTCAACCCAGATTTTTAAAGCTGGTGGCATTGACAGTCCTTTGGTGACTAAGCGCAGGGCTAGGATGTGTGTGGGTGTTAGGGCTACTCACAAACATTTGCTTCCGGGTTGCATAGTTTTGGATGTTAGTAGTTCTGGCGCAACATACTTTGTGGAACCCAAAGAAGCTGTGGAGTTGAATAACATGGAAGTGAGGCTTTCAAATGCTGAGAGAGCTGAGGAAATAGGCATTTTGAGCTTCCTCACATCAGAAATTGCAAAATCAGAAACACCGATAATGTATTTGTTAGATAAAGTTCTAGAAGTGGATCTTGCTTTTGCTAGAGCTGCTTATGCTCTACGGATGAATGGGGTATGCCCAATTTTTAGTTCCAAGGATTGCCAGGACTTAGATTCTGGTGGCGCCAGTTTAGCAACATCTGTAGATATAGAAGGACTACAACATCCATTGCTGCTTGAGCCATCTcttaaaaatttatctgaCGTTCTTGCATCCAGTTCTAGAAATCATCTTTCCTCTGATGACGTTAATGGTTTAAAAATGATTACTGGAAGTTTATCTGGTCGTGCATCTGATTTTCCAGTGCCAATAGACATCAAAATTGGATGTGGCACCAGAGTGGTTGTAATCTCAGGACCTAATACTGGAGGAAAAACAGCTTCCATGAAGGCTTTGGGCATGGCATCTCTCATGTCAAAGGCTGGCATGTATCTGCCTGCTAAGAACCACCCAAAGCTTCCGTGGTTTGATCTTGTTCTAGCCGATATTGGAGATCACCAG TCTCTTGAGCAAAATCTCTCAACGTTTAGTGGGCACATATCACGGATCTGTAATATTTTGGAAGTGGCCTCAAAAGAATCACTTGTCCTCATTGATGAAATTGGCAGTGGAACCGATCCTTCAGAAGGTGTTGCTCTTTCTGCCAGCATCTTGCTATATCTCAAAGGCCGTGTTAACTTAGCTGTTGTGACTACTCATTATGCGGATTTAAGTCGCCTGAAAGAAAAGGATAATCGGTTTGAAAATGCAGCCATGGAATTTTGTCTAGAAACCTTACAACCTACTTATCGGATCCTATGGGGAAGTACTGGTGATTCAAATGCATTGAGTATTGCTAAATTGATTGGTTTTAATCAACGCATAATTGAGCGTGCACAAAAATTGGTGGAGAGGTTAATGCCTGAAAACCAACAAGAGCGAAAAGGTTTGCTATATCGGTCATTAATAGAGGAAAGAGGCAGACTAGAAGCTCAGGCAAAAATGGCTGCATCACTTCATTCAGATATCATGGATCTTTATCGTGAG atcCAAGATGAGGCAGAAGATCTTGATAAGCGCAAGAGAGCTCTTATGGCAAAGGAAACCCTACAGGTTCAGAAAGAAGTGAAGACTGCAAAATCTCAAATGGAATCTGTGCTGAACGAGTTTGATAACCAACTCAAAACTGCTGGTGCTGATCAGTTGAATTTGCTGATTAGGAAATCAGAAGCTGCAATTGCATCTGTTATTAAGGCTCATTGTCCTGATGATGATTTGTTGGTTAGCGAGACATCTACCGCTTCATACACGCCCCAACCTGGGGAGCAAGTCCATTTGAAGAGACTGGGAGATAAGTTAGCTACTGTTGTTGAAACACCTGGAGATGATGGGACAGTCCTTGTACAATACGGTAAAATAAAGGTTCGCTTGAAGAAGAATGACATCAGAGCTGTTCCTAGTATTGAGAAGAATCCAATGACAAATTCTGCCCCACGTTTGAAGCAGCAG GCTTCGCAGAGTCGTACTGGGGAAACCGAAAGCGGGGAGGTCGCCTATGGTCCAGTATTACAAACGTCAAAGAACACCGTGGATCTCCGTGGCATGAGGGTGGAGGAAGCTTCTGACCTCCTGGACATGGTCATCTCTGCTAGACAATCTCAATCAGTTCTCTTTGTCATACATGGGATGGGCACAGGGGTTGTTAAAGAGCGAGCACTTGAGATTTTGAAAAACCATCCACGAGTAGCCAA CAGACTCCACGTCTTGCCCTGA